AATCCTATAATGGGGTTCTAAGCGTAAACCTCAGATTTTTCCGATACAGTCTTGCGTTGATCTAAATATCTAATATTAGCAGCTTGATTACCTCATCCAAATCAATAATATTTTCAGCTGAATTAATTGTCTACCGACAACTATAATTACCAGAATATATAAATAAGTTGTAGTAATTTTTTTCTATTAAAGATCCAAAAACAAGCAAGTAAAGGCAAGCTTATCCATATCTATAACAAATTAAAGTCTGAGCTATAAAAAATTGCAATAATGATAATTGCTCCTAAATCATCAAATATAGCAATAGACAATAAAAAAATACTTTTATTGAAGTAGGAAGAGCTCCTCCAATTAAGTTAAACAAACAAATTGCAAATGCAATATCGGTAGCGCAAGGAACGGCAAAACCCGGATAGTTTTCCGATAGTTTATGTTAATTAAAAGGTAGAGCACTGCCGGTACAACCATCCAGCCTATTGCTGCCACAAGAGGTAATACTACTTGTCTTTTGTCGGATAAAGATCCTTCGTGAAATTCATACCTTAATTCCATACCGATGTAAGAGAAAAAAATTACCATTAATATATCTTTTACAATCGACTCTAATGATTGTTCTAGGTAAAAAAAACTGAAGAAAGCTTGATAGGAGAACTGATAAATTCGTAATACCAATCAGTAGTATTTGATAATATGAGAGTGCTCCACATAGCTGCAATGGCACTGTTGCAAATTCTGGTTTTGTAGATATGCTTCAGAGAAAACTATGATCTTATATGAACTTGTTCAAAGGGCGCCCATTATTTTTTACTTATGTATATTAAAATAGGGGATGCTTCCGTTAATATA
The genomic region above belongs to Candidatus Trichorickettsia mobilis and contains:
- a CDS encoding Na+/H+ antiporter NhaA produces the protein MSIAIFDDLGAIIIIAIFYSSDFNLL
- a CDS encoding Na+/H+ antiporter NhaA — protein: MVLRIYQFSYQAFFSFFYLEQSLESIVKDILMVIFFSYIGMELRYEFHEGSLSDKRQVVLPLVAAIGWMVVPAVLYLLININYRKTIRVLPFLALPILHLQFVCLT